TGAGAATATTAGTCTACTTGTTTCATTGCGTCATCTAGCACTTTTTTAAGAGTATCCGCAGAGTTTTTCATTTGTTCTTTTTCTTTTTCATTCAAATTCATTTCAACAATATGGCGAACGCCTTGACGGTTAACAACTGCTGGTGCGCCGATATAAATGTCGTTCATACCATAATGACCATCTAAATAAACGGAAAGTGGTAAAATCGCATTTTCGTTATTTAGAATTGCTTTTGTAATACGAGCAAGAGCTGCAGCAACGCCGTAGAATGTAGCGCCTTTTTTATTAATGATTTCATAAGCTGCATCACGAACACTTACGAAAATAGTATCCATTGCACCTTGTTCATCTTCAGTAATCCATTCAGTGATTGGAAGGCCGCCGACTGTTGTATGGTTCCATGCTGGGAATTCTGTGTCGCCGTGTTCTCCTAAGATGTAACCATGGACGTTACGAGCATCTACTTTTAGATAGTCTGCAATCGACATACGGAAACGTGCGGTATCAAGGCTTGTTCCAGAACCGATAACGCGTTCTTTTGGAAGACCTGAAAATTTCCATGTAGCGTAAGTTAAAATATCTACCGGGTTAGATGCGATTAGGAAAATACCGTCAAACCCACTTGCCATAACTTCATCCACGATACCTTTCATGATTTTGATATTGCGGTTTACTAAGTCCAAACGAGTTTCGCCAGGTTTTTGTGCAGTTCCAGCTGTTACAACAACTAAATCTGCATCGTGGCAATCGCTATAATTTGCTGAGTAGATTTTCTTCGGTGTGGAAAATGGAACGGCATGGCTTAAATCCATTGCGTCTCCAATTGTTCTGTCTTTATCTATGTCAATGATACCAAATTCTTGTCCAATGCTTAAGTTTACACAAGCAAATGCGTAACTAGAACCAACTGCTCCGTCGCCAACTAAAATAATTTTTTGATGATCTTTCATTTCGAATTCCTCCTATAAAAAATCTATTTACTAGTACAGTATAACATGAATTTTTCATTTGCGAAGCATTGAACGTCCTGAATTTAAAAAAGTTGTTATAATAAATTTGTGAAAACGCTATAGTACAGTTTGGAAGCGTCCACATTAGCGAATAGCCCCTATTTTCTGTTTACCTTTTATTGAGAATTATAAACCTTACAAATCAAAATTAGGCTATTTCTTTGTTTTGCTATTTTTCTAAAGGGTAGATATAATGTAGATGTACCAAAATTGAATGAGTGGAGTGATTTTTTATGGCAACAACATTAGAGGTCCAGAAAAGAGAAACAACGCAACATTCAGAAGTAACGAGATTGCGTAGTGAAGGAAAAGTGCCTGGAATTATTTATGGTTACAAATCGGAAAATGTTCCAGTTTCCGTTGATTCTTTGGAATTAATCAAAGCAGTTCGTGACAATGGTCGTAACGCCGTATTTTCAGTTACTGTAGACGGCAAAAAATTGAACGTTTTATTACATGAATATCAAGTAGATCCTTTAAAAGACGTATTAGTACACGTTGATTTACTAGCTGTTGATATGA
The sequence above is drawn from the Listeria monocytogenes genome and encodes:
- a CDS encoding L-lactate dehydrogenase, which translates into the protein MKDHQKIILVGDGAVGSSYAFACVNLSIGQEFGIIDIDKDRTIGDAMDLSHAVPFSTPKKIYSANYSDCHDADLVVVTAGTAQKPGETRLDLVNRNIKIMKGIVDEVMASGFDGIFLIASNPVDILTYATWKFSGLPKERVIGSGTSLDTARFRMSIADYLKVDARNVHGYILGEHGDTEFPAWNHTTVGGLPITEWITEDEQGAMDTIFVSVRDAAYEIINKKGATFYGVAAALARITKAILNNENAILPLSVYLDGHYGMNDIYIGAPAVVNRQGVRHIVEMNLNEKEKEQMKNSADTLKKVLDDAMKQVD